DNA from Geobacillus vulcani PSS1:
GCATTGACCCCACATGGTGATTATCGCATTTGGATTGTCCGGTATCGCTGTCGGGAATGCTTGAAGACGGTGAGTGTGCTGCCTTCCTTTCTCCTCCCGTATTTTCAGTATACGTTGTCCGCCATATGGCAAGTCGTGAAAGAGCAGTTGGGATTGACCGAGGGGACGAACCGGGCTCCGTTTCTCCCGACAAAGGACGGCATCATCTTTTATGTCCGGCGGTTCTGCCGAAACCTATCAAACCTTCACAGCTTTTTTGCGAGGCGGTGGAGGATCATAGGCCCTATCGTGAAAAAAGAAAAGGAACGGGCTTCCTGGTGGATCCGGACGTTGGAGAAACACGGTCTCTATTCGGTCATCAGAGACATGTGGAAGGACGGATTCCGACACCCTTTTGCGAATCAAATGGGATCCTGATTTTACATACATATCCTAAATTGGAATGGTTGAGGTTCCCACAAACCTTTCCTATCGACGGAGAAAAAGCGATCCGGTACGATAAGGGCAGACGGACCGGAACGGTCCTGATTCCAAGTGAGACAAGGAGGAGATTCGAATGGATGAGTCGATGAGACACGACATTGCCCTGTTTCGGTACGGGCTAATCGCTCCGTTGGTGAATGGGCAGGTGGAACCGAAGGCGTATCTGAAAGAGGTGAGCGAGCGAGTGCACCATGTTCCCCACCAAGGCGACAAACGAATCGCAGCCAAGACGATCCTCGATTGGTGCACCCGATACAAAAAAGGGGGCTTTGACGCCTTAAAGCCGAAGCGCCGTTCGGACCGCGGCCACTCAAGGCGTCTGTCGCCCGATGATG
Protein-coding regions in this window:
- a CDS encoding DUF6431 domain-containing protein; its protein translation is MIQFHDFGIDVQTYAERGKENDFPLLTQCPHCRAKRSLHRHGYYERNALTPHGDYRIWIVRYRCRECLKTVSVLPSFLLPYFQYTLSAIWQVVKEQLGLTEGTNRAPFLPTKDGIIFYVRRFCRNLSNLHSFFARRWRIIGPIVKKEKERASWWIRTLEKHGLYSVIRDMWKDGFRHPFANQMGS